In Periophthalmus magnuspinnatus isolate fPerMag1 chromosome 9, fPerMag1.2.pri, whole genome shotgun sequence, the sequence CAGGACGCCCAAGACGTCCCTTGGTGCGTTCCCAGGGGCGTCCACTTTACATGCTAAGTCAATGGTGGACACGCGTCTTGGTCACGTTGCGTTTTTGCGGCGCTTCTTGAGCGTCCAGAGCGGCGCGAATCTGGTGTCGGTGCGGCGCGTCCAGAGCGTCCAGGCGTCAAGACGCCACAAAAGTtctaatatttgaacttttgtggcGTCTTGACGCTGCGCGTCGAACGCgcagcgtcaaccaatcagagaccagTGACGTCAACAGGTCATTATTCGGAACACCGGTTCCGGGTAATAGACGTCGGTGGGTACGGCCGGACGAGCGATGGGGGGATTTTGGCCAACTCTGCCTTCGACCAGGCACTGCGTGAGGGCACCCTGGAGCTACCCCCTGACCACCAGCTGCCTGGAGCTGACCGTAGGGGACCCCAGCCCCACGTCTTTGTAGCAGATGAGGCCTTTCCGCTGCAGAGACGTATGATGCGGCCCTACTCTGGACGTGCACACGGTGGCCTCTCCCCTGAAGAGCGCATCTTCAATTACCGCCTCTCCCGGGCCCGGTTGGTAGTTGAAGATGCGTTCGGAATCTGGACCTCACAGTGGCGAGTGTTTCGCCGGGAAGTGGAAATCCAGCCTGAAACAGCTGAGAAGTGAGTGAAGGCAACTTGTGTCCTCCACAACTTCATGAGGGCTACACCAGACACTCACCTGCACTGAGGGGAGCTGGACCACAAGGGGAGGAGCCACTGCCAGATGTGCGGCGGATGGGAGCCAACAACGCTTCCCAAGAGGCCGTGAGGGTGAGGGAAGTGTTCAAGGCTCACTTCTGTGAGGAGGGAGCAGTGCCATGGCAGTCAGCAGAGTAATGTCCACCACAGGACTGACCCCAACGGCTCTTTTAAGAGCCACCCACTTAACTATAAAGAGCTTTGTCTATGGTTATGATTGATTATATTTATTTGCTTTACAAATATTATACTACCAACATTTACAGATTGTATATTGTCGTTTGCAGGTACGAGCTGCCAGGAATGTGCTGCTGACTGTGGCTtcacatttatcacaatatgcACATTCAAGATTGACCCTAATTACCAGGTTACACAGGgacattaataaatacatacagatGTACTTCACTCTTGTCTGtgctttttgatgttttattgatgGTGTTCAATTGGTAAATGAAGTAAACttttacatatataaatatggatacattttgttcagttacTGATATTCTCCTTTTGTTATAGTCTCATTTCCAAGATGGCGCCGtgtacggtcgccctggtgatttggtgctccatcctcacctcctccatcactgtgtggttcactggggccagggacagacactgcagcacattgtgcctctgctgagaaggtgattggctgctccttccatctctacaggacctgtctccaggactcgggggggagcaggccgtagagcagctgacacaccctggacatggactggacactttataatactggtcatgtttgcactgttgttctgatgctgctgttgtatatattttctacattaaagtattttatttgatattttaagcatatcttctttcacttcgtgcatgcccttagttgtatttgtatttattcagtgtgttttatgttgcactttatcaccaaactaagttcctagtttgtgaactgtgttcacaaacgatggcaataaaaggattctgattctgattctgattctgattttacCCCTTACAAAATAGTAGACAAATGGTgtataatgtataaaaaaacaaacaaattaaatgaaaatattttatttcacaataaCAGAATTTATAacaaatcttaaataaaaataaactatttacaGATTTATTTCTGTATTCCAAAAGGACCTTGTCTGGAGGAGGGGCGGTGGAAGTGAGGACACAAatgaaggaggagaaaggaggctcTGTTTCCTCCCCTGTAGAAGGTGCCACCTCAGTCTACACACTATGGTCCAAATGTTccaaatttatataaacacaactGTTTTCATATAATAATTTATGAATTTGAAATTTGACGTGTTCCTTCAAATGAGGTGGCACCTTCtgcaggagaggaagcagagacaaaAGAAAGTGCTCATCCTCAGACTGAGcaggtggaggagcaggaggtggaggagcaggaggaggtggaggaggtggaggaggaaggtCTCAGAGTGCTGTCAGTAGGTCTGACTCAAAGGTGGGGTTGGGCGACTCCAGGAACCTCCTCTTTGCCGTCCTCTTTCTTGAGCCTGTAAAACAAAAAGTTATGAGAATGATGTGTACACATAAGTTAactaaatacagtacaaatgtaCATTTAATGGGAAATTGAAGACTGAAGTTGCACAGTGAAATTCCAAACAACCTCATACAGTGTTAAGACTCCAACTTAATGCCTTTACACACCTGTGGGTGCAGCAGAAGGGCCAGCCTGctctgaagaagcagcagatcTAGGAGGTTACTCTCAACTGGTtctgtcatgataataatgaaaaaatagtcCACAGCAGTtctgtttttgctttgtatatTGTACTGTGCACTGAATTATCATTACTCAATTCCTATTCTTATTATTACAACAtagcacagacacagacaggttgtatatacattttccaatgtCTTTTGGACTGTACTCAACACACCTCCTGCATGTGAcggccctgctcctcctgctgctgcttcttcaggcTCTTCAGGTTCTTCAGGACGGTCCCCTGTGGCCTGCATCTCCTCGACCCTCGGCATGTTCCCGCTCGTCTCACGAGGGGAAATGAAGGGGTCGAGGAATGTCAGGACCCCAGAGAACCGCCACTTTTTGGTTGACCCTGCTGCTGACccactcctcttttctttctcctttctcctctccttcatgtCCCTCAGACTCTTCCACCGCTTCTTGCATATGTCCACTGAAAAAAGACATAAACTCATCAGCGATAAACAAGTGGCAACGGCAACTGAATGATGCTGCACAGGTTAGCGTAAAGGCGGACAAATATTTTACCGCTCTAAAGTTGTGATAACTTACCAGACACACCGAGCTCCTCACTTATCGTCCTCCAGGCAAGGTCCTTTTTCTGCCGGTCTTTATAATCTGCCAGCGTCACATTATAAATCAATGGACACTGGCAAACGGCAACTATCAGTCGGTCATCCATTTTGTTGGTGTGGCTCCCGGTGTTCAGATTGACCTGTTGATGTCActggtctctgattggttgatgctgCGATGCTCTGGACGCGTCGCGCCGACGCCAGATTCGCGCCGCTCTGGACGCTCAAGATGTGCCGCAAAAACGCAGCGTGGCCAAGACACACGTCCACCAttgactttgcatgtaaactggACGTCCCTGACGTCCCGGTGTGGACGCTCCATTATTCCTAAGCTACTTTCACCTCAGCTGAGCTTCAAGGCGCCACAAAACAGATGTACCAAAGTTCAGAAGTAAATCAATGAATGAACTGAGAAGAAATTATTAAGAAATAATTTAAAGTAATTAGCAACTCTCCAATCTGTCCATTAGGGGGAGTTGGTACACAGGAAGGACTTATatagagggggaggagccagatGTTCCACTCACGAGTCCCCCCATGAGAAAGTAATCCCAAATGTAACCTCAAAACCCCAAAAGGAGAGTCAGAGCTGTGTATTTAAACTACAAAACCTCCCCAAAGCTTTTCACGAGCTCCTCAGAGCAACAAACAGCAAATGAACGAACACTGGTGGACCACTGGAGCGGGACTTGGTTTGGAGCCTGAGTCTAGACCAGGTTGGACTCCTTCAGGTTGAGCTGCAGGATGGTGTCTTTGACCGCGGCGAACACCAAGTGGATGTTTTCGGTGTCGGTGGCACAGGTGAAGTGGGAGTAGATGATTTTGTCACTGTCTGGGTTTAGGTCCACAAACATCTTCAGGATCTGAGGGCCTGAAGAGGAACAACACTGAAGTGCACAAGTCAGGGTTTCATGGCTTTGGAACTGTCATTTATACATCATTTTatagagttttacatcagttaaatggAAAAGGAAGCAGCTCTAAAAATGAATCTGTTGAATGAATCCAAGACATTAAtacacaaaatcacaaaatgtaGGGTCATTTTGTGAGTTTTAACTTGTATTTAAGAAACTGAAGGCGTTGtcaattattaaaaacataaatatgtacTGAGATAATGTCACTATAGTAGaacttaacagccacatcaccaTCACAGTCTTTTCACATTTCACTGAACAACTCAAACAAACTCTCCTCGCTTTTCAACACAGAGCACAGACCCAGTTTATGAGTCGTTTCTGTGAGGCTACGGAGCGCGCTCAGTCCGTACCGTCGTACTCGGGGAAGTAGTCCACCAGGTGTGAGGACATGATCTTCTCCTCCAGCAGGTCCTTCTTGTTCAGGGACAGGATCACGGAGGAGTTCTGGAACCAGGGGGACGTGATAAAGGTCCTGAATAGAGCTTTactcatttgcacatttcaggactctcttcttttccgtagagtccgttgcttcattgttcactttaccagTGTGAAattcattaaaccttctgagtttatgtttcagactcttgctcgtctttgacacttacaccTGAAACAAACGTTCTTCCAAGTCCATGACAGAGGGAACAGTTCTGTTTTGGTCTCAGTGTTTATACTGAGCTCCATCTCTTTGCACCAGTGGGACATTTGTAGTTATTCTGCAGTTTGATCAGATTTGAATTAAGAACTTCtacgactcattatagatacaaactaattactaaAGTGTTGCATCTTTGTCATAGTTTGTGTTTTGAACATTATTGCACATTTACAGGAGGTTTTGGGGGATGATCCTCAGACAATCCTACAGCACATGACCAGTCACACCCTCATCCAGGtttgtactgtgtgtttttcaattcAGGATCAGTCCACTTTAGTGTGTTTGTATGAGAGATATAGACTATGATACTGACGTTGACACGACCTTTAGTATTagtatcagcagcagcagcagcaacaccTCTGACCACAAGAGCAAAACTGAATGGCCAAAAAAAGATTAAACAGGATGTGACGAACTTAACACATTCAAAGAGCATGAAGTGTAGGCACGAAGACAAATGAGAACACCACAAGTTTTACTGccattttcagtcctggttcagtcctggttcagtcctggtttagtcctggttcagtcctggttcagtcctggttcagtcctgatgatGGCCCTCGGAgcactggtcctggtctggtctttgttcTTTTTAAGTAAGTAACACTGTTTTCTGTGAGATGCTGCTTCAGGTGCTGTTGTGTTATTTGTGAATATGAGTCTTTGATGGACGAGCGTgtgaacaactcaaaa encodes:
- the LOC117376839 gene encoding guanine nucleotide-binding protein G(q) subunit alpha-like, which codes for MSKALFRTFITSPWFQNSSVILSLNKKDLLEEKIMSSHLVDYFPEYDGPQILKMFVDLNPDSDKIIYSHFTCATDTENIHLVFAAVKDTILQLNLKESNLV